In one window of Methanolobus mangrovi DNA:
- a CDS encoding coiled-coil protein translates to MIKELNDKKTELKTQSEEYKEKRNELNAEASTLASKRNELNKKTKDLINEAQEYKVLRDENNEKVKEYKVLRDEVNNKANDVFAKIDQIRNENNLGGPSIKDIRKEIDRLEFAQQTEVLTTNKERELVNKITELQKQYVVKKQQLEGNEELKKLLDDAQEIRDEASNHHATLSEYAQKAQEYHDKMITTFKEADKIRAESDAAHKEFVQFQEKADEQHKLFIAAQKEIRDIDKELRKMKKGDFDGKKEAARADARKDAEDIFDNFKSGGKLTMENLMALQRSGFLK, encoded by the coding sequence ATGATAAAAGAACTTAACGACAAGAAGACTGAGCTTAAGACACAGTCAGAAGAATACAAAGAGAAACGTAACGAGCTTAATGCAGAGGCAAGCACACTTGCATCAAAGCGCAATGAGCTGAACAAGAAGACTAAGGACCTTATCAACGAAGCACAGGAATACAAGGTACTCCGTGACGAGAACAACGAAAAGGTAAAGGAATACAAGGTACTCCGTGATGAGGTCAACAACAAGGCAAACGACGTATTTGCGAAGATAGACCAGATCCGCAATGAGAATAACCTTGGTGGACCTTCGATCAAAGACATACGCAAGGAGATCGACAGACTCGAGTTTGCACAGCAGACAGAAGTCCTCACAACCAATAAGGAAAGAGAATTGGTCAACAAGATCACTGAACTCCAGAAGCAATATGTTGTAAAGAAGCAGCAACTTGAAGGAAATGAAGAACTCAAGAAACTGCTGGACGATGCACAGGAGATCAGGGACGAAGCTTCAAATCATCACGCTACACTTTCAGAGTATGCACAGAAGGCACAGGAATATCATGACAAGATGATCACTACCTTCAAAGAAGCCGACAAGATTCGCGCAGAATCTGATGCTGCTCACAAAGAATTCGTCCAATTCCAGGAAAAAGCTGACGAACAGCACAAACTCTTCATTGCAGCACAGAAAGAGATCCGCGACATCGACAAGGAACTCCGCAAGATGAAGAAAGGAGATTTCGACGGTAAGAAGGAAGCTGCAAGGGCAGATGCACGCAAGGATGCAGAAGACATCTTTGACAATTTCAAGTCCGGTGGAAAGCTTACTATGGAGAACCTGATGGCACTCCAGAGATCAGGATTCCTAAAATAA
- a CDS encoding radical SAM/SPASM domain-containing protein has product MKNKYYFYRNPFFKVYAQIEDDRVKMKTSGIASSIMGSYVSEMMGIFEDTKPSKVEKDQLIYSTWMPPIPSKAFDRLVSSQMSAMRGKFVPEQITISITEECPNRCIHCALPDTKNKARLSPDAVKSVIDQTQKMGTTLIIFDGGEPLLYDGLEDLISYVDKSRAIPGLFTSGVGMTPQRALSLKNAGLSMLSVSLDSANEEGHDYMRGRPGVFNDAVNAIKNGLDAGLLVGIYVVLSPRNVDELDEFYELAKKLGVHELSFYEIVPTGRWLGHEKEVLSAEGLKKFDDFVERTSHAEGPRVFPIPQIIRKMGCFAGRKWLHVTPEGDVLPCACMPKPYGNIHEESLASIWKNIYKDPVFTSGPCLMRDSDFRTVHLGLEQ; this is encoded by the coding sequence ATGAAGAACAAGTATTACTTTTACAGGAATCCATTTTTCAAGGTCTATGCCCAGATAGAGGATGACCGGGTAAAAATGAAAACCTCCGGTATTGCTTCCTCTATCATGGGTTCTTACGTTTCGGAAATGATGGGGATATTTGAGGATACAAAACCCTCTAAAGTGGAAAAGGACCAGTTGATATACTCCACCTGGATGCCTCCTATACCCAGCAAGGCATTTGACAGGCTTGTTTCAAGCCAGATGAGTGCGATGAGGGGAAAATTCGTTCCGGAACAGATCACAATTTCAATTACAGAGGAGTGCCCGAACCGATGCATACACTGTGCTCTTCCTGATACTAAGAACAAAGCAAGGCTCAGTCCGGATGCTGTGAAAAGTGTGATCGATCAAACCCAGAAGATGGGTACAACTCTCATTATATTTGATGGTGGAGAACCTCTGTTATATGATGGCCTTGAGGATCTCATAAGTTATGTTGACAAATCCCGCGCAATTCCGGGCCTTTTTACGTCCGGTGTTGGCATGACTCCGCAGCGTGCATTGAGTCTTAAGAATGCGGGTCTCTCCATGCTCAGTGTAAGCCTTGACAGCGCAAATGAAGAAGGTCACGATTACATGCGTGGAAGGCCGGGCGTGTTCAATGATGCTGTCAATGCCATAAAGAATGGTCTGGATGCAGGCTTGCTGGTTGGCATTTACGTTGTTCTGTCACCTAGGAATGTTGATGAACTTGACGAATTCTATGAGCTTGCAAAGAAACTCGGTGTGCATGAACTTTCTTTCTATGAAATAGTCCCAACCGGCAGATGGCTGGGTCATGAAAAAGAAGTCCTCTCAGCCGAAGGCCTGAAAAAGTTCGATGATTTCGTGGAGCGCACTTCTCATGCTGAAGGGCCGCGTGTTTTCCCGATTCCTCAGATCATAAGGAAAATGGGATGTTTTGCAGGCAGAAAATGGCTTCATGTAACTCCTGAGGGGGATGTACTTCCATGTGCATGCATGCCAAAACCATATGGTAACATCCATGAGGAAAGCCTGGCTTCCATATGGAAAAATATATACAAAGATCCTGTTTTCACTTCAGGCCCCTGTCTAATGAGGGATTCTGATTTTAGGACTGTCCACCTTGGACTGGAACAATAA
- the eif1A gene encoding translation initiation factor eIF-1A, translated as MQYKKNNSNVDTTEVSRVRTPRKENNEVLAIVESMLGANHVKLRCLDGVVRMGRIPGSMKKRTWIREDDIVIAVPWDFQNEKADVIWKYTRPQVNWLERKGYLKG; from the coding sequence CTGCAATACAAAAAGAATAACAGTAATGTAGATACCACAGAGGTTTCAAGAGTTCGAACGCCCAGGAAAGAAAACAATGAAGTACTCGCCATCGTTGAAAGTATGCTTGGTGCAAATCATGTCAAACTAAGATGTTTAGACGGTGTTGTGAGAATGGGAAGAATACCCGGATCCATGAAAAAGAGAACATGGATACGAGAGGATGATATTGTTATCGCAGTCCCGTGGGACTTCCAGAATGAAAAAGCCGACGTAATATGGAAATATACCCGCCCACAGGTAAACTGGCTTGAGCGCAAAGGGTACCTGAAAGGATAA
- a CDS encoding potassium channel family protein — translation MRVIVVGAGSLGINLTKNMIQQGKEVILIEKDESIAKELAETLDCTVINAEGTRPDILEKADISNADAVVACTNIDQNNILIGLIARDAKVEKVILKIDDRQFMDVANKLGFYYMINPSSISSRYISDVLRGINTIELSNLVRSDVRFMGVMATDQVIDMKLSEISLPENSAFIGIYRKDEFILAEKDPKLHEKDELILVTRADLINNVNEALGRNIKT, via the coding sequence ATGAGAGTAATCGTAGTTGGCGCCGGTTCACTGGGAATAAATCTCACGAAAAATATGATCCAGCAGGGTAAAGAAGTAATACTGATAGAGAAAGATGAATCCATAGCCAAAGAACTGGCAGAGACCCTGGATTGTACAGTTATAAATGCAGAAGGTACAAGGCCGGATATATTAGAAAAAGCAGACATATCTAATGCAGATGCAGTTGTTGCCTGCACAAACATTGATCAGAATAATATCCTCATCGGCCTGATAGCCAGAGATGCAAAGGTTGAGAAAGTTATTCTGAAGATAGATGACAGGCAGTTCATGGATGTTGCAAACAAACTTGGATTTTATTATATGATAAATCCCTCAAGCATATCTTCCAGATACATCTCTGATGTCCTTAGAGGTATTAACACAATTGAACTGAGTAATCTGGTGCGTTCTGATGTGCGTTTTATGGGAGTGATGGCTACCGATCAGGTAATAGATATGAAATTATCAGAGATATCGTTACCTGAAAATAGTGCATTCATAGGCATTTATCGCAAAGATGAATTCATCCTTGCAGAAAAAGATCCTAAATTACATGAAAAGGATGAACTTATACTGGTTACCAGAGCAGATTTGATTAACAATGTCAACGAGGCTCTTGGAAGAAATATAAAGACATGA
- a CDS encoding TrkH family potassium uptake protein: MYELHSPVNHKAVAKYMGYYLIAFTFVLVVPTIAALILGNVEAAIDYGSTAAVVFIIGTVIYRALPDYELETKEALIIVALVFPISALLSAIPMSLTTGMTFIDAYFESVSAVTTTGLSVAPPDVGPVFLFARSWGQWVGGIGIILVVLSVLIRPGTTASRMYKANYGDMKIKPTVIATTRTLGKVYIIITLVSIILLLMSGMSLFDSICHALCCVSTGGFSTRAESIGAYQGSLIPAAISISCLLGAVSFVLYPYLFKKPEKFFKNLELRAFLAFTTIGVILFAFTLAKENMEYNLIKDSLFQVISAVSTAGFSTVDLSILSDASKAVLIFMMWIGGNIGSTAGGIKVFRVLLLFKVVHNVLLRLFLPRETLTPIKIEEHIVESDEIYNLVTFMLLYTLILVVSSFIFMLYGVNTNNSVFEVSSALSTVGLSAGVTSTAMPVTLKLVLIIDMLFGRIEIIPLILLFMPGTWIKIKRVNKRSGEI, encoded by the coding sequence ATGTACGAGCTACACTCGCCTGTTAACCACAAAGCTGTAGCAAAGTACATGGGATATTATCTTATAGCTTTCACTTTTGTATTGGTTGTCCCGACAATTGCTGCATTGATCCTAGGAAATGTAGAAGCTGCCATAGATTATGGAAGCACTGCTGCAGTAGTATTCATAATTGGAACAGTTATTTATCGAGCTCTTCCTGATTATGAGCTTGAAACAAAGGAAGCACTCATCATTGTTGCACTGGTTTTTCCAATCTCTGCACTTCTTAGTGCAATACCAATGTCGCTTACAACAGGAATGACTTTTATTGATGCTTATTTTGAAAGTGTGTCAGCTGTTACGACAACTGGGCTCAGTGTTGCACCACCAGATGTCGGACCGGTGTTCCTGTTTGCGCGTTCCTGGGGACAGTGGGTAGGAGGAATTGGAATAATCCTTGTGGTACTTTCTGTCCTTATCAGACCGGGAACTACTGCATCGAGGATGTACAAGGCAAACTATGGAGATATGAAGATCAAACCAACTGTGATAGCCACCACCCGTACACTTGGAAAAGTTTACATAATTATAACATTGGTGTCCATAATATTGCTTTTAATGAGTGGTATGTCACTTTTTGATTCTATATGCCACGCCCTTTGTTGTGTGTCAACCGGCGGATTTTCAACACGTGCTGAAAGTATAGGTGCATACCAGGGAAGCCTTATACCCGCAGCCATTAGCATATCGTGTCTCCTGGGAGCGGTTAGTTTTGTACTCTACCCATACCTCTTCAAGAAGCCAGAGAAATTCTTCAAAAATCTTGAACTCAGGGCTTTCCTTGCCTTTACAACTATAGGAGTAATTCTTTTTGCTTTTACTCTTGCAAAAGAAAATATGGAGTACAATTTGATCAAGGATAGTCTTTTCCAGGTAATATCTGCAGTTAGCACAGCAGGTTTTTCTACAGTAGACCTTTCCATATTATCTGATGCTTCTAAAGCGGTGTTGATATTCATGATGTGGATAGGAGGTAACATAGGATCAACAGCTGGCGGAATTAAGGTTTTCAGAGTACTTTTGCTCTTTAAAGTGGTACACAATGTGTTGTTGAGATTGTTCCTGCCCAGGGAGACGCTTACACCCATTAAAATAGAGGAACACATTGTAGAGAGTGATGAAATCTACAATCTTGTGACTTTCATGCTGCTTTACACATTGATACTGGTTGTATCATCCTTTATTTTCATGCTTTATGGAGTGAATACAAATAATTCCGTATTCGAAGTATCAAGCGCTTTAAGCACTGTGGGACTTTCAGCAGGAGTCACAAGCACTGCAATGCCTGTCACCCTTAAGTTAGTACTGATAATTGACATGTTGTTTGGAAGAATCGAGATAATACCACTTATACTACTTTTCATGCCAGGAACATGGATAAAAATAAAAAGAGTAAATAAAAGGAGTGGTGAAATATGA
- a CDS encoding serine protein kinase RIO produces the protein MKKEVTNKVKRIDTEVDRLRMRRKDTDTLKVTENVFDEPTLKTLYTLSSKGILKAMGGPISTGKEANVFLAEGEDRDIAVKIYRISSSTFNSMEDYILGDPRFRNVRHSKRDIIFAWTKKEQRNLIRAKEVGIRVPEPIVAERNVLVMEFLGENEKPYPQLKDIRLDKEVAREAYDTIIHYIDVLYKEANLVHGDLSEYNILVVPETNEPVFIDMGQSVTSEHPRSRDFLLRDIENIVRYFKKYGIDEDPHGLYSSIRDKEEKTQIIDS, from the coding sequence ATGAAAAAAGAAGTAACCAATAAAGTGAAACGTATCGACACCGAAGTCGACAGGCTGCGCATGAGGCGCAAGGACACAGATACACTCAAAGTAACAGAGAATGTATTTGATGAACCTACCCTGAAAACACTTTACACCCTATCCAGCAAAGGAATACTCAAGGCAATGGGTGGACCCATCAGTACAGGAAAAGAAGCAAATGTATTTCTCGCGGAAGGAGAAGACAGGGACATTGCAGTAAAGATATATAGAATATCATCAAGCACCTTCAACTCAATGGAAGACTACATTCTGGGCGACCCGCGTTTCAGGAATGTGAGACATTCAAAGAGAGACATAATTTTCGCATGGACAAAAAAAGAGCAGAGAAACCTTATTCGTGCAAAAGAAGTAGGCATTCGCGTGCCAGAGCCCATAGTTGCCGAACGTAATGTCCTTGTAATGGAATTCCTGGGAGAGAATGAGAAACCATACCCCCAATTGAAGGACATCCGTCTTGATAAAGAAGTGGCTAGAGAAGCATACGACACAATCATACACTATATAGACGTGCTGTACAAAGAAGCAAATCTAGTACATGGAGACCTGAGCGAATACAACATATTAGTAGTTCCCGAAACAAACGAACCTGTATTCATAGACATGGGCCAGTCAGTGACCAGTGAACATCCCCGCTCAAGAGATTTCCTGTTAAGAGATATAGAGAACATAGTACGTTACTTCAAAAAATACGGCATTGATGAAGACCCCCATGGATTATATTCGTCAATCAGGGACAAAGAAGAAAAAACGCAAATTATTGATTCATAA
- a CDS encoding NAD(P)/FAD-dependent oxidoreductase: MDADIIVIGASPAGVMAARNASAKGCKVLLLDKKEAAGVPTHPANTFFKGMFDRTGEEVDQSYVIKNLKGAYIIAPSGKNVIFEGDAYFLDRKKFDEFYIRQAEEAGVDVRFGIEVLNVLRSDGVFTVSTSKGKIKCKLVIVSDGINSRIGALLGMKPIKYPQDIAWSLEAEIEAEGIGEPDMFEYYVGNHAPGWKSTYSPCGGNRATLGMYVRRHGKDVSDFFDAWLEKFKTLKGLDEVKIISKSVGGDPIVAIPGEIVADGVMITGGSAAQSGIGYGMHAGQMCGDVAADAIAKGNLSKSFLSEYRKRWNAAYRTEYYLGRFAMETLRKMNDKEIDELMKVFEGEDLKVLGGTPFNQALQVSKMILKNNPSSILSYRAIFRTK, translated from the coding sequence ATGGATGCAGATATCATTGTAATAGGGGCTTCCCCTGCAGGGGTCATGGCAGCACGGAATGCATCAGCTAAAGGCTGCAAAGTACTCCTTCTCGATAAAAAAGAAGCCGCAGGTGTACCTACTCATCCGGCAAACACTTTTTTCAAAGGGATGTTTGACCGGACAGGCGAGGAAGTTGACCAGAGTTATGTTATTAAGAATCTCAAAGGTGCCTATATAATAGCACCATCCGGCAAGAATGTCATTTTTGAAGGCGATGCTTATTTCCTTGACCGGAAGAAATTCGATGAATTTTACATTCGCCAGGCAGAAGAAGCAGGTGTAGACGTTCGCTTCGGAATCGAAGTTCTTAATGTTCTGCGTTCAGATGGCGTTTTCACAGTAAGCACCTCAAAAGGAAAGATAAAGTGTAAGCTAGTTATTGTTTCAGATGGTATAAATTCCAGGATAGGTGCCCTTCTGGGTATGAAACCTATCAAATATCCTCAGGACATTGCCTGGTCACTTGAAGCGGAGATAGAGGCTGAAGGCATTGGGGAGCCTGATATGTTCGAATATTACGTGGGCAACCATGCACCAGGGTGGAAATCCACTTATTCTCCATGTGGTGGCAACAGGGCAACTCTTGGTATGTATGTCCGCAGGCATGGAAAGGATGTTTCTGATTTCTTCGATGCATGGCTTGAAAAGTTCAAGACATTAAAAGGGCTTGATGAAGTAAAGATCATCAGTAAATCTGTAGGTGGTGATCCTATAGTTGCAATTCCAGGTGAGATAGTCGCTGACGGCGTCATGATTACCGGTGGTTCTGCTGCCCAGTCAGGTATAGGATACGGGATGCATGCAGGCCAGATGTGTGGGGATGTTGCTGCCGATGCAATTGCCAAAGGTAATCTGTCAAAGAGTTTCCTTTCGGAATACAGGAAACGCTGGAATGCCGCATACAGGACTGAGTACTACCTTGGAAGGTTTGCCATGGAGACTCTCAGGAAAATGAATGATAAAGAGATTGATGAGCTTATGAAGGTCTTTGAAGGAGAGGATTTGAAGGTTCTTGGCGGAACTCCTTTTAACCAGGCATTACAGGTATCAAAAATGATATTGAAAAATAACCCTTCATCTATACTTTCATACAGGGCTATCTTCAGGACGAAGTGA
- the tgtA gene encoding tRNA guanosine(15) transglycosylase TgtA, translated as MSSQFDIIHKDAAGRIGKLTTPHGVVETPTVMPVINPNIQTIKPSEMREFGAEILITNSYIIYRKDELREKALKDGLHALLDFDGPLMTDSGSFQLSVYGEVEVTNEMIIDFQQKIGTDIGVPLDIPTHPDVSYEKAKEDMDITIQRLKEARELVKGDMLLAGPVQGAIYKDLREECARELSEIGFDVYPFGAVVPLMESYRYADLVDVIASAKKGLDPTAPVHLFGAGHPMMFALAVALGCDLFDSAAYALYAKDRRYITSRGTYHVDKLKYLPCSCPVCMTHTAEELKTAHNCTELLARHNLYVTFEEVREVKQAIWEGNLLELVEQRCRAHPRMLEALKQMYTYSPWMEECDPSSKSTFFYCGPESAKRPEVLRFNRQLERFTIEGSALIRTYPTKRDSDYDNVLIFKPPFGSYPQELAEVYPFNAEIVRTPDYESLESAYENTIRLVELNPNAKFTFLMQDKLGHPLVEKLEKMDNFTVVSSQKE; from the coding sequence ATGTCATCACAATTTGATATAATTCATAAGGATGCAGCAGGGCGTATCGGTAAGCTGACAACTCCACACGGAGTGGTTGAAACTCCTACTGTAATGCCTGTCATTAATCCTAATATCCAGACAATAAAACCCTCCGAGATGAGGGAGTTCGGTGCTGAGATACTTATCACCAACTCATACATTATCTACCGTAAGGATGAATTAAGGGAGAAGGCTCTCAAAGATGGTCTTCATGCACTTCTTGATTTCGATGGTCCTCTCATGACCGATTCCGGTTCATTCCAGTTATCAGTCTATGGTGAAGTGGAGGTCACTAATGAAATGATCATTGATTTCCAGCAAAAAATAGGAACAGATATAGGCGTTCCTCTGGATATTCCTACACATCCTGACGTGTCTTATGAAAAGGCAAAGGAAGATATGGATATTACAATACAGCGTCTCAAGGAAGCAAGGGAACTTGTGAAAGGTGACATGCTTCTGGCAGGTCCTGTGCAGGGTGCTATTTACAAGGATCTCCGGGAGGAGTGTGCCCGTGAGCTTTCAGAAATAGGTTTTGATGTATATCCATTCGGAGCTGTGGTTCCACTGATGGAATCCTACCGTTATGCCGATCTTGTAGATGTAATTGCTTCTGCTAAAAAAGGACTCGACCCTACAGCACCTGTCCATCTTTTTGGTGCCGGACACCCGATGATGTTCGCATTGGCCGTTGCCCTTGGATGTGATCTCTTCGATTCTGCTGCATATGCGCTCTATGCAAAGGACAGGCGTTACATTACTTCAAGAGGAACATATCATGTGGACAAGCTCAAATACCTGCCATGTTCCTGTCCGGTATGTATGACTCACACAGCGGAAGAACTGAAAACGGCCCACAACTGCACCGAGCTTCTTGCCAGGCACAACCTTTATGTGACTTTTGAAGAGGTTCGTGAGGTCAAACAGGCTATATGGGAAGGCAATCTCCTTGAACTTGTAGAGCAGAGATGCCGTGCTCATCCACGAATGCTTGAAGCCCTTAAGCAGATGTACACATATTCTCCATGGATGGAAGAGTGTGACCCTTCATCCAAATCTACATTCTTCTATTGTGGTCCTGAGTCTGCCAAACGTCCGGAAGTCCTGCGCTTTAACAGGCAGCTTGAAAGGTTCACCATAGAAGGTTCGGCTTTGATAAGGACTTACCCGACAAAAAGGGACAGTGATTATGACAACGTCCTGATATTCAAACCACCATTCGGGTCTTATCCGCAGGAACTTGCAGAGGTTTATCCGTTCAATGCGGAAATTGTAAGAACTCCTGATTATGAATCCCTCGAGAGTGCTTATGAGAACACTATCAGGCTTGTGGAGCTGAACCCCAATGCAAAGTTCACTTTCCTGATGCAGGACAAATTAGGGCATCCTCTTGTTGAAAAACTCGAAAAGATGGATAACTTTACAGTTGTCTCTTCCCAAAAAGAGTGA
- a CDS encoding DUF1614 domain-containing protein has translation MRGHTNSSEIRTYAAFVLILLPTAALCYKEQLSLGTIGPVPLMIFLFAIICGSIIEIPVASFRSKKPEQLFKYAPILEDIYSVPIVKELSIGKQRVFDTTLTINLGGAILPALAIIYLLLTQPNNTALEIMLIVVVAVILLSEIMAGIGTVMPEYIGIIALPFALIVAPDNAASVTFIAGVGGIIIGNIISVVTFNKERTGSAFMSIGGAGTFNSIYVTTIIASLISYFIH, from the coding sequence ATGAGAGGACATACTAATAGTTCCGAAATAAGGACGTACGCAGCTTTTGTATTGATCTTACTCCCCACGGCTGCCCTTTGTTACAAGGAGCAGCTATCCCTCGGAACAATTGGCCCAGTACCTCTTATGATATTTCTTTTCGCCATAATTTGTGGCTCCATCATAGAAATACCAGTAGCAAGCTTTCGGTCTAAAAAACCAGAGCAACTTTTTAAGTATGCACCTATTCTTGAAGACATCTATTCTGTGCCAATAGTAAAGGAACTGAGCATTGGAAAACAAAGAGTATTTGATACAACACTGACCATAAATCTCGGAGGAGCAATATTACCTGCTCTTGCAATAATTTACCTATTATTGACGCAACCCAACAACACAGCCCTTGAAATAATGCTCATCGTAGTGGTTGCAGTAATTTTACTATCAGAGATAATGGCAGGAATAGGAACAGTAATGCCTGAATACATAGGGATAATAGCACTCCCCTTTGCACTCATAGTTGCACCGGACAACGCAGCATCCGTCACCTTCATTGCCGGAGTCGGAGGCATAATTATTGGCAATATAATATCAGTTGTGACCTTTAATAAAGAAAGGACAGGTAGTGCTTTTATGAGCATCGGAGGAGCAGGCACTTTTAACTCAATATATGTAACGACAATAATTGCCAGTTTAATATCATATTTCATCCATTGA
- a CDS encoding KH domain-containing protein — MTHIKVPKDRVGAIIGPKGRVKEIIENKSTAKLDIDSENGTVEIIPGDDPVGAMKAADVVNAIARGFNPDKTFTMFDDDMLMLEVIDISKHANTQKDLLRLKGRIIGKGGKTREITERLIGIKMSVYGKTVSVIGTPEQNQIARTSIEMLVEGANHGSVYSYLEKKRNELLQSQLDHY, encoded by the coding sequence ATGACACATATCAAAGTTCCCAAAGACAGGGTTGGCGCCATAATTGGACCAAAAGGCCGCGTCAAAGAAATCATAGAAAACAAATCAACAGCTAAACTGGACATAGACAGTGAAAATGGAACTGTCGAGATAATCCCAGGAGATGACCCGGTTGGCGCAATGAAAGCAGCAGACGTAGTCAATGCAATCGCTAGAGGATTTAACCCGGACAAGACATTTACAATGTTTGACGATGACATGCTGATGCTTGAAGTAATTGATATCTCCAAACATGCAAATACGCAAAAAGACCTCCTTCGCCTTAAAGGAAGAATCATAGGAAAGGGCGGAAAAACAAGAGAAATAACTGAAAGGCTGATTGGCATAAAGATGTCAGTCTATGGAAAGACTGTAAGTGTAATAGGTACACCTGAACAGAACCAAATAGCAAGAACATCCATTGAAATGCTTGTAGAAGGAGCAAACCATGGAAGCGTATACAGCTATCTTGAAAAGAAGAGAAATGAGTTACTTCAATCTCAACTTGACCATTACTAA
- a CDS encoding UbiA family prenyltransferase, which translates to MVSTSGSKTRNPYLEMLRPEIADMDLALPAASALLASYLTIGVLPDPILFIIAVIGGYAAITSSYVYNDCCDVDIDQINLPNRPLVSDKLSRGQAMKYAGLLFLIASVAALYLNPESFVVLVIAVVTISIYSKLAKRLTFLSFVPVGIAYGLVPIGIWLAFDPAGILKEPSYGSILPLPAIFLGLMMCFTDWGFTLSGVARDVEGDRARGAPTFPVTYGVPATSRFVTLMWVVGIIASIAIGITAKIGPIYFAGALLAGGWILTQSFDFIKNPTEQRGGQLFLQGSRYRGVMFGSLILDVILCILVPAYSGILW; encoded by the coding sequence TTGGTTTCCACTTCAGGTTCAAAAACGAGAAATCCCTATCTGGAAATGTTAAGGCCGGAGATAGCGGATATGGATTTAGCCCTTCCTGCAGCGAGTGCTCTGCTGGCATCCTATCTTACAATAGGGGTACTGCCGGACCCAATTCTTTTCATCATAGCTGTTATCGGAGGGTATGCAGCGATCACAAGTTCTTATGTATATAATGACTGTTGTGATGTTGATATTGATCAGATAAACCTTCCAAACCGTCCGTTGGTGTCTGATAAGCTAAGTCGCGGACAGGCTATGAAGTATGCAGGTCTGTTGTTTTTAATAGCAAGTGTGGCAGCTCTCTATCTTAATCCTGAATCTTTTGTGGTGCTGGTGATAGCAGTCGTCACTATAAGTATATACTCAAAACTTGCAAAAAGGCTGACATTTCTTAGTTTCGTACCTGTGGGGATAGCTTACGGACTTGTACCTATAGGTATCTGGCTGGCATTCGATCCGGCAGGGATTCTCAAGGAACCTTCCTATGGTTCAATACTCCCACTCCCTGCTATATTCCTTGGCTTGATGATGTGTTTCACTGACTGGGGTTTCACTCTGTCCGGTGTTGCAAGGGATGTAGAAGGCGACAGGGCAAGGGGCGCACCGACTTTTCCGGTAACATACGGAGTTCCGGCAACCTCTAGGTTTGTAACTCTAATGTGGGTAGTAGGAATAATAGCTTCCATAGCCATCGGAATTACTGCAAAGATAGGTCCTATATACTTTGCAGGTGCACTGCTGGCAGGTGGCTGGATACTTACACAATCATTCGATTTTATAAAGAATCCGACAGAGCAGCGTGGCGGACAACTGTTCCTTCAGGGCTCAAGATACAGAGGTGTCATGTTTGGTTCTCTCATACTTGATGTAATACTTTGCATACTCGTACCGGCATACTCCGGTATCTTATGGTAA